From the genome of Mixophyes fleayi isolate aMixFle1 chromosome 2, aMixFle1.hap1, whole genome shotgun sequence, one region includes:
- the GGACT gene encoding gamma-glutamylaminecyclotransferase isoform X2, producing the protein MHNVFVYGTLKKGQPNYHIMTDPKLGKAVFKGTGQTLDQYPLVIAQKGNIPFLLNVPGIGHHIAGEIYLVDDQMLQFLDGFESCPDMYQRTVKRIEIVKWKDRRDSPEKRTAGNTIECFVYSTTTYQPEWLSLPYLQSYDSYGTHDQSYISHQDR; encoded by the coding sequence ATGCATAACGTCTTTGTATATGGAACCTTGAAGAAGGGACAGCCAAACTACCACATAATGACAGATCCTAAGCTTGGAAAAGCTGTATTTAAAGGCACAGGTCAAACATTAGACCAGTATCCACTGGTCATTGCCCAAAAAGGCAACATACCATTTCTCTTGAATGTCCCAGGTATTGGCCACCATATTGCTGGAGAGATATATTTGGTTGATGACCAGATGCTGCAATTCCTGGATGGATTTGAAAGCTGCCCAGACATGTACCAACGCACTGTTAAGAGGATTGAAATAGTGAAGTGGAAAGATAGACGTGATTCACCTGAGAAGCGAACGGCTGGTAACACCATAGAGTGTTTTGTATACAGCACTACCACCTACCAGCCAGAGTGGCTTAGTCTACCTTACCTTCAATCTTATGATTCCTATGGGACACACGACCAAAGTTACATCAGTCACCAAGACAGATAA
- the GGACT gene encoding gamma-glutamylaminecyclotransferase isoform X1 yields the protein MTGEKMHNVFVYGTLKKGQPNYHIMTDPKLGKAVFKGTGQTLDQYPLVIAQKGNIPFLLNVPGIGHHIAGEIYLVDDQMLQFLDGFESCPDMYQRTVKRIEIVKWKDRRDSPEKRTAGNTIECFVYSTTTYQPEWLSLPYLQSYDSYGTHDQSYISHQDR from the coding sequence gAGAGAAAATGCATAACGTCTTTGTATATGGAACCTTGAAGAAGGGACAGCCAAACTACCACATAATGACAGATCCTAAGCTTGGAAAAGCTGTATTTAAAGGCACAGGTCAAACATTAGACCAGTATCCACTGGTCATTGCCCAAAAAGGCAACATACCATTTCTCTTGAATGTCCCAGGTATTGGCCACCATATTGCTGGAGAGATATATTTGGTTGATGACCAGATGCTGCAATTCCTGGATGGATTTGAAAGCTGCCCAGACATGTACCAACGCACTGTTAAGAGGATTGAAATAGTGAAGTGGAAAGATAGACGTGATTCACCTGAGAAGCGAACGGCTGGTAACACCATAGAGTGTTTTGTATACAGCACTACCACCTACCAGCCAGAGTGGCTTAGTCTACCTTACCTTCAATCTTATGATTCCTATGGGACACACGACCAAAGTTACATCAGTCACCAAGACAGATAA